The sequence ACTTTTCTTTATTTCGAGGCGAATGCCGCGGCAAAATGCTTGCATTTTGACATGGTTGAGCCGAAGGTATTTATGCAAAAAATCCCGACGGTTTTAGAACCGCCGGGATTTTTAGTTAGGTTGTGCGCGGGTGATGCCCGCGCCATGTTCCTTTATTTTACGCCAATCAAAGACAGGTCGCGTACTGCGCCCTTATCAGCAGAGGTAGCCATGGCGGCGTAAGCCTGCAGAGCCTTGGAGACTACGCGGTCGCGAGAAACCGGCTTCCACGCCTGAGCGCCACGAGCTTCCATAGCCTTGCGGCGTGCGGCAAGTTCGTCGTCGGTGAGCTGCACGTTGATGGTGCGGTTCGGGATATCGATTTCGATAACGTCACCAGTTTCAACCAGGCCGATGTTACCCTTGTTGGCGGCTTCCGGAGAAGCGTGACCAATGGAAAGACCGCTGGTACCGCCAGAGAAGCGACCGTCGGTAAGGAGAGCGCAGCTCTTACCCAGGTGACGGCTCTTCAGGTAAGAAGTGGGGTACAGCATTTCTTGCATGCCCGGACCACCCTTAGGACCTTCGTAGCGGATAACCACAACGTCGCCAGCCTTCACCTTGTCGCCAAGGATGCCGTTGACTGCGTCTTCCTGAGATTCGAACACAACGGCGGGACCGGTGAACTTCCAGATGGATTCGTCAACGCCTGCAGTCTTCACGATGCAGCCGTCCTGAGCCAGGTTGCCGTAAAGAACAGCGAGACCGCCGTCCTTGGTGTAGGCATGTTCGCCATCGCGGATTGCGCCAGTGGCACGGTCGGTATCCAGGGATTCGTAGTAGGTGCTCTGGCTGAAGGCAACCAGATTGTACTTGCGGCCGGGGCCTGCGAGATAACGCTGCTTCACTTCTTCAGAAGCGTTGCCGCGCATAATGTCGTTAGCTTCCAGGGCTTCGCCCATGGTTGCTGCGTGAACAGTCTTTGCGTTCTTGTGGATGAGGCCCATGCGGTCCAGTTCGCCAAGGATGCCCATGATACCGCCAGCGCGGTTCACCTGTTCGATATGGATGTTGTGAACGGTGGGAGCAACCTTACAGATGCAGGGAGTGTTCAGGGAAAGACGGTTGATGTCCTTCATGGTGAAGTTTACGCCAGCTTCCTGGGCAACAGCCAACAGGTGGAGTACGGTGTTGGAGGAACCGCCCATGGCGATGTCCAGACGCATGGCGTTTTCGAAGGCGTCCATGGTAGCGATGCTACGGGGCAGGATGCTTTCGTCGCCTTCGTCGTAATACTTGTGGCAGAGTTCCACGATGCGCTTACCGGCTGCTTCGAACAGCTTCTTACGTTCGGAGTGGGTAGCAACGATGGTGCCGTTGCCCGGCAGAGAAAGACCAAGAGCTTCGGTGAGGGAGT comes from Fibrobacter sp. and encodes:
- the ilvD gene encoding dihydroxy-acid dehydratase is translated as MPKLRSLKTMEGREMAGARALWHATGTKVEDFGKPVICVVNSYTQFVPGHVHLKDVGQIVARAIEAAGGVAKEMSTIAVDDGIAMGHDGMLYSLPSRDLIADSTEYMANAHRADALVCISNCDKVTPGMLMAAMRLNIPAIFVSGGPMEAGHVTTKDGKDRALDLIDAMIDSADNSVSDEEVAAIEANACPTCGSCSGMFTANSMNSLTEALGLSLPGNGTIVATHSERKKLFEAAGKRIVELCHKYYDEGDESILPRSIATMDAFENAMRLDIAMGGSSNTVLHLLAVAQEAGVNFTMKDINRLSLNTPCICKVAPTVHNIHIEQVNRAGGIMGILGELDRMGLIHKNAKTVHAATMGEALEANDIMRGNASEEVKQRYLAGPGRKYNLVAFSQSTYYESLDTDRATGAIRDGEHAYTKDGGLAVLYGNLAQDGCIVKTAGVDESIWKFTGPAVVFESQEDAVNGILGDKVKAGDVVVIRYEGPKGGPGMQEMLYPTSYLKSRHLGKSCALLTDGRFSGGTSGLSIGHASPEAANKGNIGLVETGDVIEIDIPNRTINVQLTDDELAARRKAMEARGAQAWKPVSRDRVVSKALQAYAAMATSADKGAVRDLSLIGVK